TAAATTGGCATGACTCAGATCAACTCCCTGAAAATCTCGTTCTCCAGCCTGATAACGTCTGAGTAATTCTTCAGCATCCATGATTCACCTCTGCGTTTTGCTAGCGGTTTTCAGGCAAGCAACCTTCTGGAAAACCCAATCTTATTTTATTAGCTCATCAGCGGTGACGGCAATGCGGGTCGGGACGGGGTAAAGCCGAGAGATAGAGTCGAGGGGAATGTTACCATTCCACCCCTCTCTTCCGAAACCGGGAAGAGCGATTTTCACCGCACACGGCTACTCAATGTGCAATCCCTTTGTCATTAACAGACTTCTGACTGCCGTCAGTAGCAGTCTTTTCATGGTGGCAATGTCGATGTAATAGCTGAAGATTAACCCACTCGTCTTTTCCTCCTTGAGAAAGTGGGATTTTATGGTCAACCTCCATTACATTTCCTGAAAGAAAGTGTAGTCCCCACCAAGCGCACTTACCTTGTTGTTGTTTTAAAAGTATCGCTTGTCTGTTAGGTAATTCAGGATGTCTGCCGAACCTTCTACTCCAATAAACTAAGTCGCCATCATAGGGGCTTCTATCGCCTTTTACCAACAGATGTTTGTTGCTACTGGTCGCAAACTCTGTGTGTAAAATTAGCTTTTTTGCCTCATCCCCTCTGGTCACAAATACCCAGTTTCTATTGCCGATTGCTCGCCAATATAGACGATGAGCTTTTTTGACATTAAGAGTGCGACGTTTGGCCCATATCCGAAGTTTAAAAAATGCTTAGTGCGTATGTAATCGCGTATTCTAGTAGGGAAGATGCCGTCCTTACCCCTTAAGGCTTCTATGATGTCCTTTCCTAAATTGCTCATGTTTTAAGCTAGTTGGTGGATATCATTTTCTAGGATTCCCTTAATAGTAGCGGCATACCATTGAACCCCGCCACGCTTGGTTTTGTAACCGAGTTCGGTGAGCTTAGAACAGATAGCTCGAAGACTTGCACCCGATGATCGCATCATCTTGATTATGCAG
Above is a genomic segment from Oscillatoria acuminata PCC 6304 containing:
- a CDS encoding HNH endonuclease; protein product: MEVDHKIPLSQGGKDEWVNLQLLHRHCHHEKTATDGSQKSVNDKGIAH